ACCCTGATCGAACTGATGATCGTCGTGGTCATCATCGGCATCCTGGCCGCGATCGCCGTTCCCAAGATGAGCCAGGTCGCCAAGCGGGCCAAGGAGTCCGAGGCGGGACCCATCCTGAAGCAGCTGCACACGCTTCAGCAGCGCCATCAGCAGAAGGCGGGGCTATTCGCCACCGACATCAGCGAGTTGGAAGGGTCGGGCGTGAACTTCGCGGACGGGGAGTACTACTCGTTTCAGCTGGGCGCGGCGGATGGCAGCTCGTACGTGGCGTGCGCCACCCCCCGCGACCCCTCGCTGGGACTCAAGTCGTTCCGCGTCAGCGAAGTGGGCGCGGTGGCAGAAGGCTCCTGCTGATCCACCGGGTTCACGCACCAAGCGACGAAGCCGCCTTCCGGGCGGCTTCGTCGCTTTCTCGTCATGGGTCCAGCCCCTACTCCAGCCCGTAGTCGCGGATCTTGTACGTGAGGGCGCGGACGGAAAGGTCCAGCATTTCCGCCGCACGCGTGCGGTTGCCGCCGGACCGTTCCAGGGCGCGGGCGATCAGCGTCTTTTCCAGTGAGGGAAGGCGGCGCTTGACGGACAGGTCGCCGTCGTCGGCCAGCACCTCGAACGGGGGCCGGCCCGAGCGCACGTGCGGCGGAAGGTGCTCTACCTGTACTTTCCCGCCGGAAAGTACCAGCGCGCGCTCGATCACGTTTTCCAGCTCCCTCACGTTTCCCGGCCACGTGTACGCCGCGAGGACGGGAAAGAGTTCGCGCGGCACCTCCGGATCGGCGATCCCCAGCCGGGGCGCGTGCCGGTGCACGAAGTGCGCGGCCAGCGCCGGGATGTCCTCGGGGCGGGTGCGCAGGGGCGGCACGTGCACCTGCACCACGTTGATGCGGTAGAACAGGTCTTCGCGAAAGCGCCCCTCGCGCACCTCGTCCACCAGGTCGCGGGCGGTGGCGGCCAGCACGCGCACGTCTACGGCCCGCTCGCCGGTGCCGCCCACCCGGCGCACGGTGCGCTCCTGCAGCACGCGCAGCAGCTTCACCTGCAGCGGCAGCGGCATCTCGCCGATCTCGTCCAGGAACAGCGTTCCCCCGTCCGCCTCCTCGAACAAGCCCTCGTGCGCCCGGTCGGCCCCGGTGAAGGCACCCTTCTCGTGCCCGAAGAGCTCGCTTTCCAGCAGGTTTTCGGGGATCGCGCCGCAGTTGACGGCCACGAACGCCTTCTCGCGCCGGGCCGACGCCCGGTGCACCGCCCGCGCGATGGCCTCCTTGCCGCTTCCGCTTTCGCCGGTCAGCAGCACGGTGGAGGGGAACGGGGCCACGCGCGCGGCGAGGTCCGTCACCTCGCGCATGGCCGCGGACACGCCGATCACCTCCTCGAAGCCGGCGACCTCGCCCACCTCCTTCTTCAGCCGTGCCACCTCGCGTCGAAGCTGCTCCCGCTCCTCGGCCTTGCGCAGGGTGAGGATCACCTCGTCGGCGTTGAAGGGCTTGGAGATGTAGTCGTAGGCCCCGCGGCGCATGGCCTCGACCGCCTGGTCCAGGGCCCCGTAGGCGCTCATCATCACCACCAGCGCGGTGCCGCCGGCCTCCACGTACCGCTCCAGGAACTCCAGCCCGCCCATGCGCGGCATGCGCACGTCGCACAGCACCAGCTGCGGGTGCTCGGCCAGGGCCAGGCGCAGCCCGGCCTCGCCGTCCTCGGCCACCAGCACGTGGTAGCCCTCGTCGCGAAGGATCAGCAGGAGGGTGTGACGAAGCCCCGCCTCGTCGTCGATGACCAGAACCCGGCGGTCGCTCAACTCTGGTGGCGCCTGGTGGGAAGGGATAGGACGAAGGCGGCCCCGCCGCCCGGCGCGGCGGCCACTTCTACGCGCCCCCCGAAGTCTGCCACCGTGCTCGCGACGATGGCAAGCCCCAGCCCCGTGCCCTCGCCGGGCGCGCGGGTAGTGAAGAACGGGTCGAACACCTTGTCGGCGGCCTCCGGGGATATGCCCGGGCCGGTGTCTTCGACGCTCACCCGCAGCGTCTCGGTGTCGGAGTCGATGCGGTGGGGGTCGCGGATGGAGGCCGCGCGGGGGCGCCGCAGGTGCGCGTACGAGATCCCCGGCGGGTCGTCGGCGCGGCGGGTGGGGAGCGGGCGCTCGGGGCGGTACCGCTCCAGCGCCGTGGTGACGGTGATGGTTCCCCGCCCTTCCATGGCCCGGCGCGCGTTGTCGAGCAGGTTCACCCACACCTGGTCCAGCAGGTGGGGCGAGCCGCTGAGCGGGGGGAGGCCGTCCGCGAGGTGCAGGACGACGTCGATCCCGTCCAGCAGCCCCTGCGAGCGAAGGGTGTGCACGGCGCGGCGGATGGACTCGTTGGCGTCGACGGGCTCGCGCTCCCGGGGCGCCGGGCGGGCGTACTCCAGCAGCCCGCGGACGATGCGGTCGATGCGGCGGGCCTCGGATTCCAGCCCGCCCACCAGCTCCGGGTCTGCCCCGCGGCGGCGCAGCACCGAGGCGTAGCCCATCAGCGCCGCCAAAGGGTTGCCGATCTCGTGCGCCACGCCCGCGGCCAGGCGCCCCACGCCGGCCATCTTTTCGGCCTCCACCAGCTCGCGCTCGGTGCCCAGGAGCCGGCGGTTGGTCTCGTCGAGCGAGCGGACGTTGTCGGCCAGCCGCTGCTGGTTGTCGAGCAGCTGGTCGGTCATGCGGTTGAGCGCCTGGGAAAGCGCGGCCATCTCGTGGCTCTCGGCCGCCGGGGCGCGGCGCTCGTAGTCGCCCCCGGCCACGGCCTCGGCGGCGGCGACGGCGGCCTGCACGGGGCGCAGCACCAGGCGCACGATCAGGTGATTGGCCAGCAGCACGAACGCGGCGGTGTCGGCGAGCACCAGCAGCACCAGCAGCCAGGCGGAGCCGGGCGCCGCCGCCTGCATGACGGTGCGGGTGGCGGCGGCCAGCAGCGCGGCGGCCAGCCCCAGGAAGGTGAGGTTGAACAGCAGCTCGCCACGCAACGAGCCCCGGCCTGGGCCGGGGCTCGGGGTACGGCTGGGCGCCGGCACGGCGACGCGCGCGGAGGTCAGACGGCGGCGGGCTGCCGGCGGCGGGCGGCGACCGCCCGGGCTCCGCCGGTCGCGGGCTTGCCGTCCAGCGCCTCGCGGGAAATCAGGTGCCAGACGCGGTCGACGACGGCGGCCGTGGGCTCTTCCCACTGCACCAGCCCCTCGCTGGCTGCCTGCTCCAGGGCGCGCCTCAGCGCGTGCTTGCTGACCGGCTTCCTCATTCGTTCCTCCCGTGAGAATCGGTATGCCTTCCCTGCCCACCCTCACACAGTAACACACGGGCCGCCGCCGCGCGAGGGTTTGTCGACCCTCGGCTGCAACTGCTTGCATCGCAACGGATTGGACTGATGCGAACGCGGCGGCGCTTCCCAGGGGGAGCACCGCCGCGGCGGAAGGAGCGGCCCTGCGGCCGATCAGTTGTACAGCTTGCCCGTGTGGTCGATGCGGCTGGCGCAGCGCCGGCAGAAGAGCAGGGGCGCGCACAGCCGCCTGTCCCACTCCTTGCCCTGGCAGCGCGGGCAGCGGGGCATCAGGGCCCGGCGGCCTGCGAGCACCGACACGCCGGCGGCGGCGGCGGCGGCCAAGCACGCAATCAGAGTGAACGACATGGCAATGAAAATATCGGAGTTCTTCAACCTTGCTTCTGAATAGTAAGTGCTTTTGCCATCAACATCAACCGCTCGCGGCAACGCTCATCTTTCTGTACGCTTGAAATGCAATAGCTCTGATACGAAAGAGGTATCAGAGCTATTGCACGTGCGCGCATCCCCCCGGCCGTTCCGGCGATCAGGCCGGAGCCGCCAACCCGAGTTCGGGAGCCACGCCGCGCATGGCCTCGATGACGAACTGCACGTGCTCGGCGAGCTCCACGCCCAGTTCCTCGGCCGCCTGCCGTACGTCGTCGCGGTCGACGCCAGCGGCGAACTGCTTGTCCTTCATCTTCTTGAGCACCGACTTCGCCTCCAGGTCCATCACCGACCGGCTGGGCCGCACCAGGGCGGCGGCGGTGATCAGGCCGGTGATCTCGTCGCAGGCGTGAAGGGTGCGCTCCAGGCGCGACTCGGGCACCACCCCGGTGCGGGCGGAGTAGTGGGCCAGGATGGCGCGCACGATCGGTTCGGGGTATCCGCGTTCCCGCAGCATCTCGGCGCCCCGCAGCGGGTGCTCGTCGGGCCAGCGCTCGTAGTCGAAGTCGTGAAGCAGCCCGGCCAAGCCAAACGTGTCCTGGTCGGCGCCGAAGGTGCGGGCGTAGGCGCGGCAGGCGGCCTCGACGGCGTACATGTGGCGGCGCAGGCTTTCGCTTTCCACGTGCTCGTGCATCAGCGCGAGCGCTTCGTCGCGGCTGGGAAGGTCGGGCATGGGCTCCGGTCCGGGTTCGTCGATTTCCGTGTTCCTCGGGCGCGCCAATGTACCCCGGCGGCGGGGGTTCGTCCATTCCGCGGGTGTCGTGGCCAGATGCAGCGAGGCGCGGAAAAGGGGAAAACCCTCGTCCGCGCCTCGCGTACGCCGCCGCCCGCGGAGGGCGGTTCAGCGGGAGCCCGTCAGCACCAGCAGCTCATCTGTTCGGTGCACCAGCAGCTGTCGTCCAGCGTCAGCGGGCAGGCGGGCGTGGCGACGTGCGCCTGCACGGTCCCCGGCTGCGCGGGCGTGGGCGCTGCTTCGAACGAGGTGACGCGAATGGCGTCCAGGTTCAGCTTGAGCTTCTTCATCGGATTGTCGTCCAGGTAGAATAGGGGTCAGCGACCGCATGAGCATTCTCCAACGATACCCATCCAGCCCAGGGTCAACAACCCCCATCCCGACGTAAAACGCAACGAGGCGAGTGAGCGCACCCGCCCGACTCGCCTCCCGCACCGAGCTTTCCCCGTGCAGTCCGCGAAGGCGGACTTCGGGTCCTTGTTGCCGCGACTTCCAGTCGCTCCAGCCCCGCCGAGGCCGCGGACGAACTTCGATCGGGGTCCGACGGGCTGCCTCGCATGCCGCCGGAGGCCCCTCCCCCGGCCCCTCCCCGCATGCTGCGCAGGCGGAGAGGGGAGAACTTCATCCCGAATTAGGCTGGGCGGTTCGCATGCGGCTGCCGCCCCCTATCCCCAGCCCTTCCCCCGCAAACTGCGCGGGGGAAGGGAGCCAGCCCGGTGCGCGTCCGCTGGGGCCGCGCGCTCGACTACGCATGCAGTCCGCGAAGGCGGACTTCGGGCCGTCGTTGCCGCGACTTTAGTCGCCCCAGCCCAGCCGAGGCCTCCGCATCCGTGACCGCTGCCGCGCCCGGGCCGGGAAGCATCCGCAGTTAGATCCTTCGCCCCGCAGAGCCTGTACCGCGGGCCGGTTTGGTGCGCCTGGGGCTCAGGATGACAGGCCGTGGTGCACTGCCGGGTTTGGTGCGCACCCGCCCCACTCGCTTCCGGCACTGAGCTTTCCCGTGCAGTCCGCGAAGGCGGACTTCGTGATTTGCCAGCCGCGACTTCAGTCGCCCCAGCCCGGCCGAGGCCTCGACAGATCCTTCCCCCCTCAGAAGTCCGCGCTTCCCGGGGTCCGCGGGTACGGAAGCACGTCGCGGATGTTGGCCATCCCCGTGGCGTACATGATCATCCGCTCGAATCCCAGGCCGAACCCGGCGTGCGGCACGGTGCCGTAGCGGCGCAGGTCGCGGTACCACCAGTATGCCTGGGCATCCAGCCCCATCTCGGCGATGCGCGCATCAAGCACGTCCAGCCGCTCCTCGCGCTGCGACCCGCCGATGATCTCGCCCACGCCCGGCGCCAGCACGTCCATCGCCCGAACGGTGCGGCCGTCCTCGTTCACGCGCATGTAGAAGGACTTGATGTCCTTGGGGTAGTTCATCACCACCACCGGGCCGCCCACCAGCTCCTCGCTCAGGTAGCGCTCGTGCTCCGTGGCCAGGTCCACGCCCCAGGAGACGGGAAACTCGAACTTCTTCCCCGACGCCTCCAGCCGCCGAATGGCGTCGGTGTACTCCATCCGCTCGAATGGCGCGCGCACCACGTCCTCCATCCGCTTGACGACGCCCTTCTGGATGCGCTCGTCGAAGAACTCCATGTCGTCCTGCCGCTCCTTCAGCAGGTCGGTGATGATGGCCTTCAGGAAGTCTTCGGCGAGGTCGGCGTCGTCGTTCAGGTCGGCGAAGGCGATCTCCGGCTCGATCATCCAGAACTCGGCCGCGTGGCGCGTGGTGTTGCTGTTCTCCGCGCGGAAGGTGGGGCCGAACGTGTACACGTTGGAAAGCGCCATGCAGTACGCCTCCACGTTCAGCTGTCCGCTGACCGTCAGCGAGGCCGAGCGGCCGAAGAAGTCCTGTCCGAAGTCCACCCCGCCCTCGGGCGTCCGCGGCAGGTTGGCCAGGTCCAGCGTGCTTACGCGGAACATCTCGCCGGCGCCTTCGGCGTCGCTGGTGGTGATGATGGGCGTGTGGATCCAGAAGAAGCCGCGCTCGTGGAAGAAGCGGTGCACCGCCATCGCCAGCGTGTTCCGCACGCGCGCCACCGCCCCGAACGTGTTCGTCCGCACGCGCAGGTGGGCGACGGAGCGCAGGAACTCCATCGAGTGCTGCTTCGGCTGGATGGGGTACGTCTCGGGATCGTCCACCCACCCCAGCACTTCCACGGCGCGCGCGTGGATCTCGAACGGCTGCGGACGTCCCGGCGTGGCCACCACCTCGCCCTCGATGGACACCGAGCACCCCGTCGTCAGCCGCTGCACCTCGTCCGCGTAGTTGGGCAGGTCGCGGTTCGCCACCACCTGGACGGGATTGAAGCAGGAGCCGTCGTGCACGTGGATGAACGAAAGGCCCGCCTTGGAGTCGCGGCGGGTGCGGACCCAGCCCTTGACGGTCACCGCCTGGCCCGCGGGCACGGCGCCGGCGAGCAGTTGCGAAATGAGGGTGCGGCTCATTGCGATCGTGAGTCGGTGAACGGGGTTCCGCCCGTGGGTTCGGTGCCGGTCAGGCCCAATCGTTCCACCGGCCGATTCCAGGGCTTCAGGAGCGCAATCTACACCACGCGCGCGCCCCGCGCGACTGCCCGCGCCAGCCCCGCTGCGCATCGTATGGGCCGGCCCGGCCGTGCGGCGACCCATTCTGCGGGGAGGTACGATCCCGTGGCGGGAGCTTGCCGACCGATCCGTCTCATGCTAGCATCGGGATTCGCAGCGGGCAGGCCTGGCGCGCCCCACGACGCCACCGGCGGCTCGGCGGCTTGGAGCGGACAACACATCCTGCAGAAAACCTCAGAGAATGAGCACCGACCACGATTGGGAGGAGTTCGGCCGTACGGATCCGTACCACGGCGTCTTGACCGCGGAGCGGTTTCGTCGCAAGAACATGGACGATGCGGCCCGACAGGAGTTCTTCGACTCGGGCAGGGAGCACGTCGCCAAGGTGGTCGACGTAGTCCGTACCCGTCTGGATGCGGGATTCTCACCCCGGCGCGTGCTGGATTTCGGGTGCGGGGTGGGAAGACTGGTAATTCCCTTCACGGAACTCGGCTCGGAGGTCGTGGGCGTAGACGTCTCGGAATCCATGCTGTCCGAAGCACGGCAGAACTGCTCGGCGCAGGGCATCGGCAACGCGACCTTCGTACTCTCCGACGACGACCTTT
This is a stretch of genomic DNA from Longimicrobium sp.. It encodes these proteins:
- a CDS encoding type IV pilin protein — encoded protein: MHGRKGFTLIELMIVVVIIGILAAIAVPKMSQVAKRAKESEAGPILKQLHTLQQRHQQKAGLFATDISELEGSGVNFADGEYYSFQLGAADGSSYVACATPRDPSLGLKSFRVSEVGAVAEGSC
- a CDS encoding HD domain-containing protein, with amino-acid sequence MPDLPSRDEALALMHEHVESESLRRHMYAVEAACRAYARTFGADQDTFGLAGLLHDFDYERWPDEHPLRGAEMLRERGYPEPIVRAILAHYSARTGVVPESRLERTLHACDEITGLITAAALVRPSRSVMDLEAKSVLKKMKDKQFAAGVDRDDVRQAAEELGVELAEHVQFVIEAMRGVAPELGLAAPA
- the asnS gene encoding asparagine--tRNA ligase, which produces MSRTLISQLLAGAVPAGQAVTVKGWVRTRRDSKAGLSFIHVHDGSCFNPVQVVANRDLPNYADEVQRLTTGCSVSIEGEVVATPGRPQPFEIHARAVEVLGWVDDPETYPIQPKQHSMEFLRSVAHLRVRTNTFGAVARVRNTLAMAVHRFFHERGFFWIHTPIITTSDAEGAGEMFRVSTLDLANLPRTPEGGVDFGQDFFGRSASLTVSGQLNVEAYCMALSNVYTFGPTFRAENSNTTRHAAEFWMIEPEIAFADLNDDADLAEDFLKAIITDLLKERQDDMEFFDERIQKGVVKRMEDVVRAPFERMEYTDAIRRLEASGKKFEFPVSWGVDLATEHERYLSEELVGGPVVVMNYPKDIKSFYMRVNEDGRTVRAMDVLAPGVGEIIGGSQREERLDVLDARIAEMGLDAQAYWWYRDLRRYGTVPHAGFGLGFERMIMYATGMANIRDVLPYPRTPGSADF
- a CDS encoding sigma-54 dependent transcriptional regulator, giving the protein MSDRRVLVIDDEAGLRHTLLLILRDEGYHVLVAEDGEAGLRLALAEHPQLVLCDVRMPRMGGLEFLERYVEAGGTALVVMMSAYGALDQAVEAMRRGAYDYISKPFNADEVILTLRKAEEREQLRREVARLKKEVGEVAGFEEVIGVSAAMREVTDLAARVAPFPSTVLLTGESGSGKEAIARAVHRASARREKAFVAVNCGAIPENLLESELFGHEKGAFTGADRAHEGLFEEADGGTLFLDEIGEMPLPLQVKLLRVLQERTVRRVGGTGERAVDVRVLAATARDLVDEVREGRFREDLFYRINVVQVHVPPLRTRPEDIPALAAHFVHRHAPRLGIADPEVPRELFPVLAAYTWPGNVRELENVIERALVLSGGKVQVEHLPPHVRSGRPPFEVLADDGDLSVKRRLPSLEKTLIARALERSGGNRTRAAEMLDLSVRALTYKIRDYGLE
- a CDS encoding sensor histidine kinase, coding for MRGELLFNLTFLGLAAALLAAATRTVMQAAAPGSAWLLVLLVLADTAAFVLLANHLIVRLVLRPVQAAVAAAEAVAGGDYERRAPAAESHEMAALSQALNRMTDQLLDNQQRLADNVRSLDETNRRLLGTERELVEAEKMAGVGRLAAGVAHEIGNPLAALMGYASVLRRRGADPELVGGLESEARRIDRIVRGLLEYARPAPREREPVDANESIRRAVHTLRSQGLLDGIDVVLHLADGLPPLSGSPHLLDQVWVNLLDNARRAMEGRGTITVTTALERYRPERPLPTRRADDPPGISYAHLRRPRAASIRDPHRIDSDTETLRVSVEDTGPGISPEAADKVFDPFFTTRAPGEGTGLGLAIVASTVADFGGRVEVAAAPGGGAAFVLSLPTRRHQS